From the Melanotaenia boesemani isolate fMelBoe1 chromosome 9, fMelBoe1.pri, whole genome shotgun sequence genome, the window CGCCCAGGTACCGTCACACGCCCAGGTACCGTCACACGCCCATCACACGCCCATCACACGCCCGTCACACGCCCAGGTACCGTCACACGCCCAGGTACCATCACACGCCCGTCACACGCCCAGGTACCGTCACACGCCCAGGTACCGTCACACGCCCGTCACACACCCGTCACACGCCCAGGTACCGTCACACGCCCGTCACACACCCGTCACACGCCCAGGTACCGTCACACACCCGTCACACGCCCAGGTACCGTCACACGCCCGTCACACACCCGTCACACGCCCAGGTACCGTCACACGCCCGTCACACACCCGTCACACGCCCAGGTACCGTCACACGCCCATCACACGCCCAGGTACCGTCACACGCCCATCACACGCCCGTCACACGCCCAGGTACCGTCACACGCCCATCACACGCCCAGGTACCGTCACACGCCCATCACACGCCCGTCACACGCCCAGGTACCGTCACACGTCCGTCACACACCCGTCACACACCCAGGTACAATCACCCTTCCAGGTACCATACCTGCACACTGTCGTTCCTATTGTTAAGATTGGGAGTTAAATGTTCGTGGCGGATTCTGAGCTGCAGTGGTGTCCCTACACCGTCTTTATGGAGGCTTCTGAACACTGAAAAACCCGCCTTAGCATCTCACGTCTTTTATGGTGGTGAAAGAGCAGAAACTGGTCTCGTCTGTTACAGCAGATATTATTCTTAATTTTCCTGTGTGAAGACAGAAATGTCCTCAGTTAATCAGCAGTAATACGTCTCCTGTTAAATTccagatttaaaataatgtgttttaaatgtttctcttcttcctgtTTTCCTTTCTGTTGATCTTCAGCTTTTgtatgaatgtgtttgtgtggaaagGATGATTTGCTGTACCTGAAAGGAGATGCTGAGCCTCTGCCCGTGAAGCTCTGTTCCAGTGTGGCTGAAGTTCAGCTCTCTCTTTGTAAAATGTCAAATTCTGCTCGTtgttgatgttttcatgttttctggtttATAGAAATGAAGGAATTCCACTGATGTGAAACAGAAACGTTTGCTCTCCGTCTCCTTTTCGCCTCCTTGACCTCGTTTCTTCTCGTCTGTGTTGTGTGCACGATAACAGTCTTGTAAACTTTTTGCCACCTCTTTCTGAgcacatttacaaaaacaataaagtgcCAATCATGACTTATTAAATCTTCAGCTGTTGTTTGCGCCCATTGTtttctggggggggggggggggggggggggggctgatgCTTTTAACAAGAGGCTAGCGAGCGTACTTTTTATGAGGTTTAACTTTACTGTCTGGATGCTCACCAAGAATCTGCCTGGCCTCTTCAGGGTCAAATATGCTCTCTATTTCATATCCAACGTCAACCATCAGTGTGCAGAAGATGACGATTAGGTGGCCGATAATGAGGATCAGAGCCATTTCTCGGAACAGTTTGAGTTAAGCTCCAGTTTTCTAACAAAACAGAGGGAGTTGGAGGCGGGCTTTGCATTGCTGTGAAATCCTCTTCAGTCAGATTTACAGATAAAACTGGAAGAAACAGGATGAAACTTGGAGACTAAGCAACGTTAAACATTTGCAGGTTTTTCACTAAATGATGCTGTTGGACTCGATGTCTTGACGTGTTGAACACTATTTATTCTGATTTCTCTTATTTATGTTTAACTTTTATCAAGGTGAGCCCacctgtctgtttttgtttttaaataatgtaaaaatatagtTGGATGATCATTAAATGCCTTGAGATGATGCACTTGCTGCCCGAttagctccacctgttcacctgcaATTTACGctaatatccaaccagccaatcacgtggcagcatgtagtcatggagacgtggtgaagatggtctgaagaagagaaaacatccagagcagcagttgtctggaccagaatgtctggttggtgtcagaggtcagaggagaatgggcagactggttggagatgatggaaaggcaacaggaagtcagataagctctggttccaaccaaagtctgcagaacattATATTAACACACAACGCGATggtttacagcagcagaagacacaccgggtgcctcctgccagctaagaacaggaaactgaggctacaattcacacacactcaccaacactggacaatagaagatggagaaacgttgctggtctgatgagtctccatttcagctccacattcagatgctcggctctgaatctgctggaaacatcatgaaaacatggatccatcctgccttggatcaacgcttcaggctgctgctggtgtaatggtggggggagattttcttggtccactttgggccccttagtaccaacatggtctggtttaaccagcacagcctacctgagtattgttgctgaccatgtccatccctttatgaccacagtggagcatcttctgatgctacttccagcaggataatgcaccatgtcacaaagctcagatcatctccacctgctttctagaacatgacgatgagttcactggactccaacggcctctgCAGCCACTagtaaggtggacctgatgaagttgTCTTGCGTCTGGCCTCAGCAGCgctttctgtttaaaataaaatctcaggtAAGTCCACCTCGGGGTGctgcatgaataaatgaacTGAAGCTACATCTCTTCATCGCCATTTTGTCGTATCCCAGCTCATGTGGACTTCATGTCATCATAGTTctgaagaaagataaaaaaccAGAGCAGCTCTGCCAGTAAAAACCTCTGTGGTCGAAGAGCTACAGGTCTAGGAAATCTGTTCAGAGCTGGTCCGGGTCTGAGTGGGAGGTAACGCACTGGAGAAGAGTGATATACGTCACGTTGTCGACCTACCTACATGAGACTGCAGCAACTACGTCCAGGTACTTAACCTCCCGCTGACATCCTGGAGTAAGTCACAggctgccatggcaacaagcCCCTCCATCTTGACTGTTATTTTTAAGTGGATGCTAAATGTCGAACATCCATGCAACGCCCTAAAAATACTCTTCACAGTCGAGCCAAACTGATCTACTACAGAGGGTCATGTGACAGGACTAAAGACTCCACACCAGCCTCTTTATGGGATTTTATGTGAACTTGTGTGACGTGTATAACTGGTCATTTTGTACTGGCTGGTTCTCTGAGAGGCAGAAACAAACCAGTGGCCCTTTGATGGAGAAGCCCAGTTTTTATTAGacagttttttaaatgatgtgaGGGTATGGCAGCGTGTGAACACAATAtgaacaataacaaataaaccTTGTAGCTTTAGATGTGGACACAGTACGAGATGTGCTGTACCGTATATTCTCAGAGCTGCCACTTAGTAATGACTAATGAGGCATACACTCTGCTCTTCGTATGCACTTGCAAAAACTGCATGTAAGTGACTCACAGTCCACTAAGAGGATCTTTTTGCTATAAAAACTGGGTTTTAACCCTTAGACTATTCTTTAGGCCTCCGCTCAAAAACGAATCCCCATAATGAAACGAGTATTTT encodes:
- the LOC121646603 gene encoding zinc finger protein 512B-like → MMASRAQVPSRAQVPSHARHTPVTRPGTVTRPSHAQVPSHARHTPRYRHTPRYRHTPVTHPSHAQVPSHARHTPVTRPGTVTHPSHAQVPSHARHTPVTRPGTVTRPSHTRHTPRYRHTPITRPGTVTRPSHARHTPRYRHTPITRPGTVTRPSHARHTPRYRHTSVTHPSHTQVQSPFQVPYLHTVVPIVKIGS